GGGTAGCTCCAGAGGATCTCTCCCGTCTCCCGATACGCGCACTGGACGGTCCCGTCTTCGCATCCGAACACCACCCGGTCCTCGGCGATCACGGGGCGGGAGTGGACGGGGCTCCCCGTGGGAGAGGACCAGACGACCCGCCCGGTGCTCCGGTCGAGGCGAACGAGCGCCCCCTTCTGGGTCCCGATGTAGACCTCCTCCCCCTGCGCGCGGGGGGACGAGTAGACGCGATCCCGGGTATCGTGCCGCCAGGCGAGCGAGCCGTCCAGGCGGCGGACCGCGTAGAGAGATCCGTCCCACGAACCGAAGAGGACGAGATCTCCCGCGATGGTCGGCGAGGACCAGATGACGCCCTGTGTGGGAAAGCGCCAGAGGACCGCGCCGGATTCGACTCCGAGCGCGTAGAGCGAGCGATCGAAGGAGCCGACGTAGACGCGGCCTTCGTGGACGCAAGGGGAGGAGACGATCCTGCCC
The Candidatus Eisenbacteria bacterium DNA segment above includes these coding regions:
- a CDS encoding PQQ-binding-like beta-propeller repeat protein produces the protein SFRAGGAITSSPHVSGDRVFFGCRDGKLYALDRESGSRAWTAAGPGGIGSTPAAAGGLVFFGEYEGAVVAVSETDGRELWRRPTGGRIVSSPCVHEGRVYVGSFDRSLYALGVESGAVLWRFPTQGVIWSSPTIAGDLVLFGSWDGSLYAVRRLDGSLAWRHDTRDRVYSSPRAQGEEVYIGTQKGALVRLDRSTGRVVWSSPTGSPVHSRPVIAEDRVVFGCEDGTVQCAYRETGEILWSYPTGDRVPASAFVEWGIAYVASYDGYLYALDLDDGHPRWRAPLGASAYSSPTSDGTRIYVGTNQGRLLAFYLGI